Proteins from a genomic interval of Oncorhynchus clarkii lewisi isolate Uvic-CL-2024 chromosome 15, UVic_Ocla_1.0, whole genome shotgun sequence:
- the LOC139367057 gene encoding zinc finger homeobox protein 2 isoform X1: MREGENRRGRASKRKLFSFKEREEACAGATTMQEESGETVCGDRNGVAVWLCPLCQQGLPDRGSLALHLNDGHSVLPNCVDKLLDIAGVDTDVKHDTDAASLQLKLLEASDSLSDPCQNNENSEGPQHNYNSRHTLIGPGDKDKEMDKEVGVKDPERGGVVLESDQEIDQSTETPVDNEKSTGKNGVMADGDDSRPFKCNACLEAFPTRTTLCVHYNSASHVQRMRTGSLKQGGENDTPAPSVSFLSRPYLSNKPYQCAVCRVSYNHAITLESHLKSVLHQTRSRNAGISANSATGNSGSNNMATNLLVTSGGSTAQLVCTTSSNCVIPASLTAAAAMTTKDGEPIQTHPAPSLLSSPVASAQAVSAFLTLLTSSPSSLSHSLLPSLFAAGASPATATPQLIPQHQMLMPFIVNGLQTQSKSLNPELLTQSVPLLGLNAAQQAILAQRLSSLQNQWPAVDLQATTQTCSEDNQTNKSKLKEETNETTIEEKRSLKAEKGKNWPLECDGESEICEEDSKGYAQELISALVIKNNRVESCRIDEDNEMKDGTTYEGNSADGKGEDIDKCIDRSPSVTSNSSLSPTTLNLMLSPDCTLQKSQVGTSPCASVLSPKLSPFKRALNSFDPTHPHANLRARHFSPGPPILSEFQIQVLRAFLESRSGADAASPPRDDCESLGREVGLNEAEVHKWLTDARRAKEKQKAGGAGHMRSIAAYGKRYKRLDNKEEEGALTIDMLEGRDSGEASGSHAMDLSNSGGRRKELGRESQGDSCLASDSDNEEFYTSVIVSEEDSLSGSMREGPGSPAKEEALVELAGDKGSGGGKVLRSTTVFLSDAEDDDDDEEAASQRAKRRKRKREVEVKKERLDPDVDLELEAQADPPSQLSIAIDHRGLPSGILHSLPLSLSLAPFSTQFLSPYVLSLPPSVVGLGVAEGDGGKVPAFPNPPNITRFSDPLITSPLSLLTHTSHYMSNGGDCEAALDLSIRKSHSSTSASSTSLMGDKTSAQKGRLLDGLGLRPTAFGLPEEGRLGVVKFKPEQATSNSSGFARGNNMAKASTVYMRAAERLNTSIIEREKEREREKEKERDQKGRPKARRYRDMRRSRTIIQAEQLDVLYGCYFKDPNPGKHEFEQISEWVHLPKKVVQIWFQNMRARERKGEVRFVSDGTLAAVGKPLIKFTWPLSQPIFSSTPKSNTNCSVSTVANPVLALPKTEVKEEIVKIKNQVPNRPKEVASSISSVSSSVSAVPKTKMEVTNNVTMVKIAPKSIAPSPPVVPKETRPTPPCPLPKHTPEEDVGENDSDEEVDDHNQEKPLAGPGSTNRMVPKMPSTPISKSLAATSQKQNGLNYWSAKGPFKINTLSREQLGLSTPRAPTVVGATAATTALNISAAASTVATTTTTASASPQTTVSIVTIAKTAPSEGSFLHHSTTRRPRTHLSCLQLSILQSCYETCAHPNALECEAVGTELGLPLKVVQIWFQNTRAKEKRWRLQQEKLSPVSSDPSKKVDMSSGSYLQYNALRAHRPILPKPVQLTVLEPSSPPARGQPAGREMLRGRCEACNAGFESRAAARSHVFSPRHLATLRTTNFGQPATIINNGSDTGSSSVSALGSVVEDPPASPPPASSTS; encoded by the exons GAGGAGTCTGGCGAGACAGTGTGCGGTGACCGCAACGGAGTGGCGGTGTGGTTGTGCCCCCTGTGTCAACAAGGGTTACCAGACAGGGGCTCCCTTGCTCTGCACCTGAATGATGGGCATAGTGTGCTTCCTAACTGTGTAGACAAGTTGCTGGACATT GCTGGAGTGGACACCGATGTTAAGCATGATACAG ATGCTGCATCATTACAACTGAAGCTTTTAGAAGCTTCAGACTCCCTCTCAGACCCATGTCAAAATAATGAGAACTCTGAAGGACCCCAGCATAATTACAACAGTAGGCACACTCTCATTGGGCCTGGCGACAAAGATAAAGAGATGGATAAGGAAGTCGGAGTGAAAGACCCGGAGAGAGGTGGAGTTGTCTTGGAGTCGGATCAGGAGATCGATCAGTCCACAGAAACACCTGTCGACAATGAAAAGTCCACAGGAAAAAATGGTGTAATGGCTGATGGCGATGACAGCCGTCCATTCAAATGTAATGCGTGCTTAGAGGCTTTTCCTACCAGGACCACATTGTGTGTTCACTACAACTCTGCATCCCATGTGCAACGGATGAGAACAGGATCCCTAAAACAGGGTGGCGAAAATGACACCCCTGCTCCCTCAGTCTCTTTTCTGTCTCGGCCATATTTATCAAACAAGCCCTACCAGTGCGCTGTGTGTCGAGTCTCTTACAACCATGCCATTACCCTGGAGAGTCATTTGAAATCTGTTTTGCACCAGACCCGCAGCAGAAATGCAGGAATCTCTGCCAACAGTGCAACTGGAAATTCGGGAAGTAACAACATGGCTACTAACTTACTTGTTACCTCTGGGGGCAGCACTGCACAGTTGGTTTGCACCACCAGCAGCAATTGTGTCATCCCGGCAAGcctgacagcagcagcagcaatgaCTACCAAAGACGGAGAACCTATTCAAACTCACCCGGCTCCCTCGCTGCTTTCCTCCCCTGTAGCCTCTGCTCAGGCAGTCTCTGCCTTTCTCACCCTCCTCACGTCCAGCCCAagctctctctcgcactccctcctcccctctctgtttgCGGCTGGGGCGTCCCCTGCCACAGCCACACCTCAGCTCATACCCCAGCATCAGATGCTCATGCCCTTTATTGTGAATGGGCTCCAAACGCAAAGCAAGAGTCTAAACCCAGAGCTTTTGACACAGTCTGTTCCCCTTCTAGGTCTCAATGCTGCCCAGCAAGCTATCCTGGCCCAAAGACTCAGTAGCTTACAGAACCAGTGGCCAGCTGTCGACCTCCAAGCAACCACACAAACCTGTTCAGAAGACAACCAAACAAACAAGAGCAAATTGAAGGAAGAGACGAACGAGACGACAATTGAGGAGAAAAGGTCACTTAAGGCTGAAAAGGGGAAAAATTGGCCCCTGGAATGTGATGGAGAAAGTGAGATTTGTGAGGAGGATAGTAAAGGATATGCACAAGAGCTCATCAGCGCCTTAGTAATCAAAAATAACAGGGTTGAGTCATGTAGGATAGATGAAGATAATGAAATGAAAGATGGCACAACATACGAAGGGAACTCTGCAGATGGAAAAGGGGAGGACATTGACAAGTGTATTGACCGCTCACCGTCTGTTACCAGTAACTCAAGCCTAAGTCCTACCACTTTAAATCTTATGCTTAGCCCTGATTGTACCCTTCAAAAATCTCAAGTTGGCACAAGCCCTTGTGCCTCTGTCTTGTCACCAAAATTGAGCCCCTTTAAACGCGCCTTAAATTCCTTTGATCCAACTCATCCCCATGCTAATTTGAGGGCTCGGCACTTCTCCCCAGGGCCCCCGATACTGTCAGAGTTCCAGATACAGGTTCTGCGTGCGTTTCTGGAGTCGCGTAGTGGGGCTGACGCAGCCAGTCCTCCCCGTGATGACTGTGAGTCGTTGGGCAGGGAGGTGGGGCTCAACGAGGCGGAAGTACATAAGTGGCTCACTGACGCCCGACGCGCCAAAGAAAAGCAGAAAGCTGGGGGCGCAGGGCACATGCGCAGCATTGCAGCCTACGGTAAAAGATACAAGCGTCTTGATAACAAAGAGGAGGAAGGTGCCCTTACAATAGATATGCTTGAGGGAAGGGACAGCGGTGAGGCCTCTGGCAGTCACGCAATGGATCTGTCCAATAGTGGAGGAAGGAGGAAAGAGTTGGGGAGGGAGAGCCAAGGGGACTCGTGTCTGGCCTCTGATTCAGACAATGAAGAATTCTACACCTCTGTCATCGTGAGTGAGGAGGACAGCCTGAGTGGTTCCATGAGGGAGGGGCCAGGCAGCCCTGCTAAAGAGGAGGCTCTGGTAGAACTGGCAGGAGACAAGGGCTCAGGAGGAGGAAAGGTGCTGCGCTCCACCACTGTGTTTCTCTCAGACGCCGAGGATGACGATGATGACGAGGAGGCTGCATCTCAGAGAgcaaagagaagaaagagaaagagggaggtggAGGTCAAGAAGGAGAGATTAGACCCCGATGTGGATTTGGAGCTAGAGGCCCAAGCTGATCCTCCTTCCCAACTTTCTATCGCCATTGACCATCGAGGGCTTCCAAGTGGCATTctacactccctccctctgtctctgtccctggctCCATTCTCTACTCAATTCCTTAGCccctatgttctctctctccctccctcagtggtTGGGCTTGGAGTTGCAGAAGGAGATGGAGGCAAAGTACCTGCCTTTCCAAACCCTCCTAACATCACCCGGTTCTCTGACCCTCTCATTACATCGCCACTCTCCCTCCTAACCCACACCTCCCACTACATGTCTAATGGTGGAGACTGTGAGGCTGCTTTAGATCTCAGCATCAGGAAAAGCCACAGCTCAACATCtgcttcctccacctctctcatggGTGACAAGACTTCAGCACAAAAGGGCCGCCTGCTTGACGGGCTAGGTCTAAGGCCCACAGCTTTTGGGTTACCTGAGGAAGGGAGACTTGGTGTGGTCAAGTTCAAACCTGAGCAAGCAACGTCCAACAGCAGTGGCTTTGCCCGTGGCAATAACATGGCTAAGGCCAGCACTGTTTACATGAGGGCAGCAGAGAGGTTGAACACCTCCATAATTGAGAGAGAAAAGGAGcgggagagggaaaaagagaaggagagggaccagAAAGGCAGGCCCAAAGCACGACGGTACAGGGACATGAGACGTTCCAGGACCATCATCCAGGCTGAGCAGCTCGATGTGCTTTATGGCTGCTATTTCAAAGATCCAAATCCTGGGAAACATGAGTTTGAGCAGATATCAGAGTGGGTCCATCTCCCAAAGAAAGTTGTACAGATCTGGTTCCAGAACATGCGGGCTAGGGAGCGCAAGGGTGAGGTTCGCTTCGTCAGTGATGGCACTCTGGCAGCAGTGGGCAAACCACTCATCAAGTTCACCTGGCCACTGTCACAACCCATCTTCTCCAGCACCCCCAAATCAAACACCAACTGTAGCGTCTCAACTGTAGCCAATCCAGTACTGGCCCTCCCAAAGACTGAGGTGAAAGAGGAAATTGTCAAAATCAAAAACCAAGTTCCTAACAGGCCCAAGGAGGTGGCCTCTTCCATTTCCTCCGTGAGCAGCAGTGTGTCTGCAGTGCCAAAGACCAAAATGGAGGTGACAAACAATGTCACAATGGTCAAAATCGCCCCCAAAAGCATCGCTCCATCTCCCCCTGTCGTACCCAAGGAGACCCGTCCTACCCCGCCTTGCCCCCTTCCCAAACATACACCTGAAGAGGATGTTGGGGAAAATGACTCTGATGAAGAAGTGGATGATCATAACCAAGAGAAGCCACTAGCTGGGCCTGGATCCACTAACCGCATGGTACCAAAAATGCCCTCTACTCCAATTAGCAAGTCCCTTGCTGCGACATCTCAAAAACAAAATGGGCTCAACTACTGGTCGGCCAAGGGCCCCTTTAAGATCAACACACTTTCTAGGGAACAGTTGGGTCTGTCAACCCCCCGTGCTCCCACAGTTGTCGGGGCCACTGCTGCCACCACTGCGCTCAATATTTCTGCTGCTGCCTCTACCGtagcaaccaccaccacaacagcaAGCGCAAGCCCTCAGACCACTGTCAGCATTGTCACCATCGCCAAGACTGCTCCATCGGAGGGAAGCTTCCTGCACCACTCCACCACCCGCAGGCCGCGCACACACCTGTCCTGTCTGCAGCTGTCCATCCTGCAGTCTTGCTATGAGACGTGCGCCCACCCTAACGCGCTGGAGTGTGAGGCAGTAGGGACGGAGCTGGGGCTGCCACTCAAGGTGGTGCAGATCTGGTTCCAGAATACCCGCGCCAAGGAGAAACGCTGGAGGCTGCAGCAGGAGAAACTG tCTCCAGTGTCGTCAGATCCCTCCAAGAAGGTTGACATGAGCTCAGGCAGCTATCTGCAGTACAATGCTCTGCGAGCCCACCGTCCTATCCTTCCCAAACCGGTTCAGCTGACGGTCCTCGAGCCATCTTCTCCCCCAGCCAGGGGCCAGCCAGCAGGTCGAGAGATGCTGAGAGGCAGGTGCGAGGCCTGCAATGCAGGCTTTGAGTCCAGAGCAGCAGCAAGATCCCATGTCTTCTCCCCTCGACATCTAGCCACTCTGAGAACCACTAACTTTGGCCAGCCGGCGACCATCATCAACAACGGATCTGATACCGGGTCCAGTTCTGTCTCCGCCTTAGGGTCTGTTGTAGAGGACCCTCCAGCTTCCCCACCCCCAGCCAGCAGCACCAGCTAA
- the LOC139367057 gene encoding zinc finger homeobox protein 2 isoform X2, translating into MEESGETVCGDRNGVAVWLCPLCQQGLPDRGSLALHLNDGHSVLPNCVDKLLDIAGVDTDVKHDTDAASLQLKLLEASDSLSDPCQNNENSEGPQHNYNSRHTLIGPGDKDKEMDKEVGVKDPERGGVVLESDQEIDQSTETPVDNEKSTGKNGVMADGDDSRPFKCNACLEAFPTRTTLCVHYNSASHVQRMRTGSLKQGGENDTPAPSVSFLSRPYLSNKPYQCAVCRVSYNHAITLESHLKSVLHQTRSRNAGISANSATGNSGSNNMATNLLVTSGGSTAQLVCTTSSNCVIPASLTAAAAMTTKDGEPIQTHPAPSLLSSPVASAQAVSAFLTLLTSSPSSLSHSLLPSLFAAGASPATATPQLIPQHQMLMPFIVNGLQTQSKSLNPELLTQSVPLLGLNAAQQAILAQRLSSLQNQWPAVDLQATTQTCSEDNQTNKSKLKEETNETTIEEKRSLKAEKGKNWPLECDGESEICEEDSKGYAQELISALVIKNNRVESCRIDEDNEMKDGTTYEGNSADGKGEDIDKCIDRSPSVTSNSSLSPTTLNLMLSPDCTLQKSQVGTSPCASVLSPKLSPFKRALNSFDPTHPHANLRARHFSPGPPILSEFQIQVLRAFLESRSGADAASPPRDDCESLGREVGLNEAEVHKWLTDARRAKEKQKAGGAGHMRSIAAYGKRYKRLDNKEEEGALTIDMLEGRDSGEASGSHAMDLSNSGGRRKELGRESQGDSCLASDSDNEEFYTSVIVSEEDSLSGSMREGPGSPAKEEALVELAGDKGSGGGKVLRSTTVFLSDAEDDDDDEEAASQRAKRRKRKREVEVKKERLDPDVDLELEAQADPPSQLSIAIDHRGLPSGILHSLPLSLSLAPFSTQFLSPYVLSLPPSVVGLGVAEGDGGKVPAFPNPPNITRFSDPLITSPLSLLTHTSHYMSNGGDCEAALDLSIRKSHSSTSASSTSLMGDKTSAQKGRLLDGLGLRPTAFGLPEEGRLGVVKFKPEQATSNSSGFARGNNMAKASTVYMRAAERLNTSIIEREKEREREKEKERDQKGRPKARRYRDMRRSRTIIQAEQLDVLYGCYFKDPNPGKHEFEQISEWVHLPKKVVQIWFQNMRARERKGEVRFVSDGTLAAVGKPLIKFTWPLSQPIFSSTPKSNTNCSVSTVANPVLALPKTEVKEEIVKIKNQVPNRPKEVASSISSVSSSVSAVPKTKMEVTNNVTMVKIAPKSIAPSPPVVPKETRPTPPCPLPKHTPEEDVGENDSDEEVDDHNQEKPLAGPGSTNRMVPKMPSTPISKSLAATSQKQNGLNYWSAKGPFKINTLSREQLGLSTPRAPTVVGATAATTALNISAAASTVATTTTTASASPQTTVSIVTIAKTAPSEGSFLHHSTTRRPRTHLSCLQLSILQSCYETCAHPNALECEAVGTELGLPLKVVQIWFQNTRAKEKRWRLQQEKLSPVSSDPSKKVDMSSGSYLQYNALRAHRPILPKPVQLTVLEPSSPPARGQPAGREMLRGRCEACNAGFESRAAARSHVFSPRHLATLRTTNFGQPATIINNGSDTGSSSVSALGSVVEDPPASPPPASSTS; encoded by the exons GAGGAGTCTGGCGAGACAGTGTGCGGTGACCGCAACGGAGTGGCGGTGTGGTTGTGCCCCCTGTGTCAACAAGGGTTACCAGACAGGGGCTCCCTTGCTCTGCACCTGAATGATGGGCATAGTGTGCTTCCTAACTGTGTAGACAAGTTGCTGGACATT GCTGGAGTGGACACCGATGTTAAGCATGATACAG ATGCTGCATCATTACAACTGAAGCTTTTAGAAGCTTCAGACTCCCTCTCAGACCCATGTCAAAATAATGAGAACTCTGAAGGACCCCAGCATAATTACAACAGTAGGCACACTCTCATTGGGCCTGGCGACAAAGATAAAGAGATGGATAAGGAAGTCGGAGTGAAAGACCCGGAGAGAGGTGGAGTTGTCTTGGAGTCGGATCAGGAGATCGATCAGTCCACAGAAACACCTGTCGACAATGAAAAGTCCACAGGAAAAAATGGTGTAATGGCTGATGGCGATGACAGCCGTCCATTCAAATGTAATGCGTGCTTAGAGGCTTTTCCTACCAGGACCACATTGTGTGTTCACTACAACTCTGCATCCCATGTGCAACGGATGAGAACAGGATCCCTAAAACAGGGTGGCGAAAATGACACCCCTGCTCCCTCAGTCTCTTTTCTGTCTCGGCCATATTTATCAAACAAGCCCTACCAGTGCGCTGTGTGTCGAGTCTCTTACAACCATGCCATTACCCTGGAGAGTCATTTGAAATCTGTTTTGCACCAGACCCGCAGCAGAAATGCAGGAATCTCTGCCAACAGTGCAACTGGAAATTCGGGAAGTAACAACATGGCTACTAACTTACTTGTTACCTCTGGGGGCAGCACTGCACAGTTGGTTTGCACCACCAGCAGCAATTGTGTCATCCCGGCAAGcctgacagcagcagcagcaatgaCTACCAAAGACGGAGAACCTATTCAAACTCACCCGGCTCCCTCGCTGCTTTCCTCCCCTGTAGCCTCTGCTCAGGCAGTCTCTGCCTTTCTCACCCTCCTCACGTCCAGCCCAagctctctctcgcactccctcctcccctctctgtttgCGGCTGGGGCGTCCCCTGCCACAGCCACACCTCAGCTCATACCCCAGCATCAGATGCTCATGCCCTTTATTGTGAATGGGCTCCAAACGCAAAGCAAGAGTCTAAACCCAGAGCTTTTGACACAGTCTGTTCCCCTTCTAGGTCTCAATGCTGCCCAGCAAGCTATCCTGGCCCAAAGACTCAGTAGCTTACAGAACCAGTGGCCAGCTGTCGACCTCCAAGCAACCACACAAACCTGTTCAGAAGACAACCAAACAAACAAGAGCAAATTGAAGGAAGAGACGAACGAGACGACAATTGAGGAGAAAAGGTCACTTAAGGCTGAAAAGGGGAAAAATTGGCCCCTGGAATGTGATGGAGAAAGTGAGATTTGTGAGGAGGATAGTAAAGGATATGCACAAGAGCTCATCAGCGCCTTAGTAATCAAAAATAACAGGGTTGAGTCATGTAGGATAGATGAAGATAATGAAATGAAAGATGGCACAACATACGAAGGGAACTCTGCAGATGGAAAAGGGGAGGACATTGACAAGTGTATTGACCGCTCACCGTCTGTTACCAGTAACTCAAGCCTAAGTCCTACCACTTTAAATCTTATGCTTAGCCCTGATTGTACCCTTCAAAAATCTCAAGTTGGCACAAGCCCTTGTGCCTCTGTCTTGTCACCAAAATTGAGCCCCTTTAAACGCGCCTTAAATTCCTTTGATCCAACTCATCCCCATGCTAATTTGAGGGCTCGGCACTTCTCCCCAGGGCCCCCGATACTGTCAGAGTTCCAGATACAGGTTCTGCGTGCGTTTCTGGAGTCGCGTAGTGGGGCTGACGCAGCCAGTCCTCCCCGTGATGACTGTGAGTCGTTGGGCAGGGAGGTGGGGCTCAACGAGGCGGAAGTACATAAGTGGCTCACTGACGCCCGACGCGCCAAAGAAAAGCAGAAAGCTGGGGGCGCAGGGCACATGCGCAGCATTGCAGCCTACGGTAAAAGATACAAGCGTCTTGATAACAAAGAGGAGGAAGGTGCCCTTACAATAGATATGCTTGAGGGAAGGGACAGCGGTGAGGCCTCTGGCAGTCACGCAATGGATCTGTCCAATAGTGGAGGAAGGAGGAAAGAGTTGGGGAGGGAGAGCCAAGGGGACTCGTGTCTGGCCTCTGATTCAGACAATGAAGAATTCTACACCTCTGTCATCGTGAGTGAGGAGGACAGCCTGAGTGGTTCCATGAGGGAGGGGCCAGGCAGCCCTGCTAAAGAGGAGGCTCTGGTAGAACTGGCAGGAGACAAGGGCTCAGGAGGAGGAAAGGTGCTGCGCTCCACCACTGTGTTTCTCTCAGACGCCGAGGATGACGATGATGACGAGGAGGCTGCATCTCAGAGAgcaaagagaagaaagagaaagagggaggtggAGGTCAAGAAGGAGAGATTAGACCCCGATGTGGATTTGGAGCTAGAGGCCCAAGCTGATCCTCCTTCCCAACTTTCTATCGCCATTGACCATCGAGGGCTTCCAAGTGGCATTctacactccctccctctgtctctgtccctggctCCATTCTCTACTCAATTCCTTAGCccctatgttctctctctccctccctcagtggtTGGGCTTGGAGTTGCAGAAGGAGATGGAGGCAAAGTACCTGCCTTTCCAAACCCTCCTAACATCACCCGGTTCTCTGACCCTCTCATTACATCGCCACTCTCCCTCCTAACCCACACCTCCCACTACATGTCTAATGGTGGAGACTGTGAGGCTGCTTTAGATCTCAGCATCAGGAAAAGCCACAGCTCAACATCtgcttcctccacctctctcatggGTGACAAGACTTCAGCACAAAAGGGCCGCCTGCTTGACGGGCTAGGTCTAAGGCCCACAGCTTTTGGGTTACCTGAGGAAGGGAGACTTGGTGTGGTCAAGTTCAAACCTGAGCAAGCAACGTCCAACAGCAGTGGCTTTGCCCGTGGCAATAACATGGCTAAGGCCAGCACTGTTTACATGAGGGCAGCAGAGAGGTTGAACACCTCCATAATTGAGAGAGAAAAGGAGcgggagagggaaaaagagaaggagagggaccagAAAGGCAGGCCCAAAGCACGACGGTACAGGGACATGAGACGTTCCAGGACCATCATCCAGGCTGAGCAGCTCGATGTGCTTTATGGCTGCTATTTCAAAGATCCAAATCCTGGGAAACATGAGTTTGAGCAGATATCAGAGTGGGTCCATCTCCCAAAGAAAGTTGTACAGATCTGGTTCCAGAACATGCGGGCTAGGGAGCGCAAGGGTGAGGTTCGCTTCGTCAGTGATGGCACTCTGGCAGCAGTGGGCAAACCACTCATCAAGTTCACCTGGCCACTGTCACAACCCATCTTCTCCAGCACCCCCAAATCAAACACCAACTGTAGCGTCTCAACTGTAGCCAATCCAGTACTGGCCCTCCCAAAGACTGAGGTGAAAGAGGAAATTGTCAAAATCAAAAACCAAGTTCCTAACAGGCCCAAGGAGGTGGCCTCTTCCATTTCCTCCGTGAGCAGCAGTGTGTCTGCAGTGCCAAAGACCAAAATGGAGGTGACAAACAATGTCACAATGGTCAAAATCGCCCCCAAAAGCATCGCTCCATCTCCCCCTGTCGTACCCAAGGAGACCCGTCCTACCCCGCCTTGCCCCCTTCCCAAACATACACCTGAAGAGGATGTTGGGGAAAATGACTCTGATGAAGAAGTGGATGATCATAACCAAGAGAAGCCACTAGCTGGGCCTGGATCCACTAACCGCATGGTACCAAAAATGCCCTCTACTCCAATTAGCAAGTCCCTTGCTGCGACATCTCAAAAACAAAATGGGCTCAACTACTGGTCGGCCAAGGGCCCCTTTAAGATCAACACACTTTCTAGGGAACAGTTGGGTCTGTCAACCCCCCGTGCTCCCACAGTTGTCGGGGCCACTGCTGCCACCACTGCGCTCAATATTTCTGCTGCTGCCTCTACCGtagcaaccaccaccacaacagcaAGCGCAAGCCCTCAGACCACTGTCAGCATTGTCACCATCGCCAAGACTGCTCCATCGGAGGGAAGCTTCCTGCACCACTCCACCACCCGCAGGCCGCGCACACACCTGTCCTGTCTGCAGCTGTCCATCCTGCAGTCTTGCTATGAGACGTGCGCCCACCCTAACGCGCTGGAGTGTGAGGCAGTAGGGACGGAGCTGGGGCTGCCACTCAAGGTGGTGCAGATCTGGTTCCAGAATACCCGCGCCAAGGAGAAACGCTGGAGGCTGCAGCAGGAGAAACTG tCTCCAGTGTCGTCAGATCCCTCCAAGAAGGTTGACATGAGCTCAGGCAGCTATCTGCAGTACAATGCTCTGCGAGCCCACCGTCCTATCCTTCCCAAACCGGTTCAGCTGACGGTCCTCGAGCCATCTTCTCCCCCAGCCAGGGGCCAGCCAGCAGGTCGAGAGATGCTGAGAGGCAGGTGCGAGGCCTGCAATGCAGGCTTTGAGTCCAGAGCAGCAGCAAGATCCCATGTCTTCTCCCCTCGACATCTAGCCACTCTGAGAACCACTAACTTTGGCCAGCCGGCGACCATCATCAACAACGGATCTGATACCGGGTCCAGTTCTGTCTCCGCCTTAGGGTCTGTTGTAGAGGACCCTCCAGCTTCCCCACCCCCAGCCAGCAGCACCAGCTAA